The following coding sequences are from one Paenibacillus sp. FSL R5-0912 window:
- a CDS encoding S-layer homology domain-containing protein: MVKLLKRATALMLTIIMVFLSTSESFHALVEAASSTKTTVVENNFIKVTVDNETGRYGIRTLDGQPIRKNDNNVNLLFQGDDPETSFTTFRIDGTDYIYGNKYKFDNSHYSETTTPKVVENSNGTKQLEMIWRIKGVEIKQILMLYTDSKDAVNSGNVNIRYEVNNRSNAQVQIGSRILLDTMVGGNDGPQFQIGTAYKSPLQVERKLVHNPEDNAGIPEEDRAYFKIPSYWVMRDKLDLTNPQATNVVAYGFNNFAEQNINIVDEMIVGHWNGLANTKWDYEVHPNLDFTRDTNDYGTADSAVAFYWTPEKLAAGGFQSFETVYGLGEISAPDKVFSIRYVDQVQQLATADLGEGETVPSKYKDNGVFTITAEVENLQAYNMEHSKIEVEMTLESGLSFVRQDESGKDVMDASGNPVLENGRSKMLEFKKSASPEEAALGIEPKYKPGDAITATFRVQAKGRPWPVTRDYMISARSPETQGKIEGIEDEGIKAQYESNRTNFILLPPVGEATATYSYALSPAELYSSDVKYLTVNLSNIEAYNTGNATTAPNFDLYLKDLVSGSRYKVNVQDAVVMQPTDDGFSGAMRITYRGGERVDEGGNVLESGLGPELPLGEYAVEIDYKGDAGGDEEVAALYDITTPQSFLVTDNDETRIREAGIMVVYRESVDISGLANGSSVEGELLDQLNSLFPGEPFEDGAFLYSAVTDYKKTKALFGAASKAVDPEFDISEFMDDDALAETPMYAYKLFATEEDFEAFKEEVEAEEPEFDREILVTIRGMIKQVGSNKDEQVIVDTKTEPAIINDAVAYTGKDLAFVRGKLDIFGNSLPDDVPFLDTLFIKGDGTLSVASSGFVFHKGEWTLDFFNGFSKSLGDENYNPSKVETPEDDEEEEEEEEGNEGNPEDDSLNGSLKWAIGGVGDRLNPLRQVMIGDVYFNKQSLFGAPSFAIDGFGFSFNDFILRESGISFGGSLSLKIINAEIKNVIFNSAGFYGVDASLGFDLNEEMGLFGPEKEKNADEEEGPDAPSGEVTIKHAVQDGGVGDEYGLQFAAQLKNMLGVEIEFSLKKVKDGRILPDVIAFGAELPSPGIIVTGATYLTAVRGAVRELADTIAGGTDQDPFPLTIEAGVGLRFGIAPAYFFGDVDLTVKRTGLKIEGKLDFSADAEAEEDDRLPMLTKALLEAQWVTPWFVRVEAAMDIGGWDIIIGKAGIFVGQNLEKNRTDFEGYIGSKVQIPNSVPVVGGMPLSSMFLGVNNDKVWGSIGILFISLGITYYWSGGIEFGTSSDQLPDGMIQLVVDDPDNGPRLMVIGEGVETLATSAAPAAEEENQEIIYREVAEGVKIVENGSVNVGVGGITVKNGGRIHEIPMGAATGNAIIEMEYSSKDMPEFKLQDAAGKDYPVIFETFANPDKPNPKANAFTQYIPASDVSPDPSKLNAEVDIRRAYLIIPENEAKKGGTWTLTAVSAVETKLMNVPTLPQLSEVNLAKDSSNVNKFTASWKVANAAEGDTVNLYLAEDAVTTEKTIVEGQEVLSPGDPGMLIAKDVPVGAGGSVSGGITSGSTVIDVTNVTLMGNPEDIRGLLRQGNYYLRAELKSSATFGTKTSPQRFELIDPLAPQVVSSVSVVPAGNGLFSLSFKPGAKKAGHNAYEHSFVIDAQAQVNGKLESYSPFGEILYTEEELQPYWNAATGKYEGILIGGWKALSTSDEVNTTSLEGTVTDVTKVKYTGLEVGTEYVIGVTAATVPTEDADKNQNYHYAEHQNSSKKLLPVPSLPKLTMASGSGTVQDTGNYINLLTSETKQKLTLTSDQSNVTVEVFNAEKSIGSVALTNKAGGGSQGVLNLDQFQTDGPFALELRARNMTTKDISVTMLYMTVDTIAPVLYLDQPVTGERTANGAVHVAGTTTTGTVLTAKYTVNQLQPDGKYKEVEIPTTLKVDPLTGDFNGTVEIKSDEPSVALNIVASDEAKNLNTAVVDITNAGYKVPVALVLKGMEKDLEPGQTGKVQAYLKVSDGQDENTGKPKFKDEPIADKDLQNLTYTVTVGDAVSLSADGSVTALATGSSLIEAAYKVSEGVTLKGMVAATVAVPKPEKLGAIQASTSYVYADSSRTKITITSSGDMTGQQIAYKVYRSGAVLPAFDDNVSSWPLLPLDGIISASYGDVIVLAKRTSTDKLVKAAGQVTATVWSSSGAGTGGGGGGGGGGAATPGVVEEQAPDTAAQVTVNGQPVVTEWNGLTAVIRITDKEAAAGSDLTVSSADPAARAFSIHVDQNVVKQSVAAKKKVTIEVPMGRLVLEPENLTAVNGELVVGIGRSSTADQQDMKTIADQQGFTLMAAGQGVTVTANLPAGSWTPALAAKIAIPSPVAANEITAIVLKDAAGNWTTVPWKLDSSGTAVNVQLTGEGSLYFIRNQKNFKDMPAGWGKDGITAASAKLFVLGKSADTFDPTGKVTRAEYPTILLRVAGLMNKQAPAAGFSDVGSSSWYNRSVSIAAQLGIVTGLEGGKYAPQDTLTRMEAMTMLGRLLTLVSPGSEISEAEVTAILAGFTDKDKVPAWARQAVAMSIKNGVILGEGNKVNPSSPLTREQAAAIAIRLDQLITAKQ, translated from the coding sequence ATGGTGAAGCTGCTCAAACGCGCTACCGCGCTCATGCTCACAATAATCATGGTATTTCTGTCCACCTCCGAGAGCTTTCATGCGCTTGTGGAGGCGGCCAGCAGTACAAAGACAACTGTTGTAGAGAATAACTTTATTAAGGTTACTGTGGATAATGAAACCGGACGCTACGGGATTCGGACCCTGGATGGCCAGCCCATCCGCAAGAATGACAACAACGTAAACTTGCTGTTCCAGGGAGATGATCCGGAAACGTCGTTCACGACGTTCCGGATTGACGGAACTGATTATATTTACGGGAATAAGTACAAGTTTGACAACAGTCATTATTCAGAGACTACTACACCCAAGGTGGTAGAGAATTCGAATGGCACGAAGCAGCTGGAGATGATCTGGAGGATTAAAGGCGTAGAGATTAAGCAGATTCTGATGCTCTACACCGACAGCAAGGATGCTGTAAACTCCGGAAATGTCAACATCCGCTATGAAGTGAATAACCGGAGCAATGCGCAGGTTCAGATCGGAAGCCGGATCCTGCTGGATACGATGGTCGGCGGAAACGACGGGCCGCAGTTCCAGATTGGAACAGCCTACAAGTCACCGCTGCAGGTAGAGCGGAAGCTGGTGCATAATCCGGAGGATAATGCCGGAATCCCTGAAGAGGACAGAGCATACTTCAAGATTCCTTCTTACTGGGTAATGCGCGACAAGCTGGATTTGACTAATCCTCAGGCAACCAATGTCGTTGCCTATGGCTTCAATAACTTTGCCGAACAGAACATTAATATTGTGGATGAAATGATTGTCGGGCACTGGAACGGCCTGGCGAATACGAAATGGGATTATGAAGTGCATCCCAACCTGGACTTCACCAGAGACACCAATGATTACGGCACGGCGGACTCCGCCGTTGCCTTCTATTGGACACCGGAGAAGCTGGCAGCCGGAGGCTTCCAGAGCTTCGAGACTGTCTATGGGCTTGGAGAAATTTCCGCTCCGGATAAAGTGTTCTCGATCCGCTATGTGGATCAGGTTCAACAGCTGGCTACGGCTGATCTGGGAGAAGGAGAGACGGTTCCTTCGAAGTACAAGGACAACGGAGTCTTCACGATCACAGCCGAGGTTGAGAATCTGCAGGCCTACAATATGGAGCACTCCAAGATCGAAGTGGAGATGACGCTGGAGAGCGGCCTCAGCTTTGTCAGGCAGGATGAGAGCGGCAAAGACGTCATGGACGCAAGTGGCAATCCTGTCTTGGAGAATGGCCGCAGCAAAATGCTGGAATTCAAAAAGTCAGCCTCTCCAGAGGAAGCTGCACTGGGAATTGAGCCGAAGTACAAGCCGGGTGATGCTATCACTGCGACTTTCCGTGTTCAGGCTAAAGGCAGACCTTGGCCGGTAACGCGGGATTACATGATTTCCGCGAGAAGCCCGGAAACGCAGGGCAAGATTGAGGGCATCGAGGATGAAGGCATCAAAGCCCAGTATGAGTCGAACCGTACAAACTTCATTCTGCTGCCGCCGGTAGGCGAAGCAACGGCTACGTATTCATACGCTCTGTCACCGGCAGAGCTGTATAGCTCAGATGTGAAATATCTGACTGTGAATCTGTCGAACATTGAAGCCTATAATACGGGCAATGCAACCACAGCACCGAACTTTGACCTGTACCTCAAGGATCTGGTCTCCGGAAGCCGGTACAAGGTGAATGTGCAGGATGCAGTGGTTATGCAGCCTACAGACGATGGTTTCTCCGGTGCCATGCGGATTACTTACCGCGGCGGGGAACGGGTTGATGAAGGCGGCAATGTGCTGGAATCCGGACTGGGACCTGAGCTGCCGCTTGGTGAATACGCAGTTGAGATCGACTATAAAGGCGATGCCGGAGGCGACGAGGAAGTAGCAGCTCTTTACGATATTACTACCCCGCAATCCTTCCTGGTTACAGATAATGATGAGACGCGGATCCGTGAAGCGGGCATTATGGTCGTTTACAGGGAATCTGTGGATATCAGCGGCCTGGCAAACGGGTCATCTGTAGAGGGTGAATTACTGGATCAGCTGAATTCGCTGTTCCCGGGTGAGCCGTTTGAAGATGGGGCTTTCCTGTATTCCGCTGTTACCGATTATAAAAAAACCAAAGCATTGTTCGGAGCAGCGAGCAAGGCGGTAGATCCTGAATTTGATATCAGTGAATTCATGGATGATGATGCGCTTGCCGAGACTCCGATGTATGCTTATAAATTGTTTGCAACGGAAGAAGACTTTGAAGCCTTCAAGGAAGAAGTGGAGGCGGAAGAACCGGAATTCGATCGTGAGATTCTAGTTACGATCCGAGGCATGATTAAGCAGGTAGGTTCGAATAAGGACGAACAGGTCATTGTCGATACCAAAACTGAACCGGCAATTATCAATGATGCCGTAGCATATACAGGCAAGGACCTGGCTTTTGTACGCGGCAAGCTGGATATCTTCGGGAACTCCCTGCCGGATGATGTCCCATTCCTGGATACCTTGTTCATTAAAGGTGATGGAACACTAAGCGTAGCTAGCAGCGGCTTTGTCTTCCATAAGGGAGAATGGACGCTTGATTTCTTCAACGGCTTCTCCAAATCCCTTGGAGATGAGAATTACAATCCGTCCAAGGTGGAAACACCGGAGGATGATGAAGAAGAGGAAGAAGAGGAAGAGGGCAATGAAGGCAACCCGGAAGATGACAGCCTTAACGGCAGTCTGAAATGGGCCATTGGCGGCGTGGGCGACAGACTGAACCCGCTTCGCCAGGTCATGATCGGGGATGTGTACTTCAATAAACAGTCACTGTTTGGAGCACCAAGCTTCGCTATTGATGGCTTTGGCTTCTCCTTCAATGATTTCATCCTCAGAGAGAGCGGGATTTCCTTCGGCGGCTCATTGTCCCTGAAGATAATAAACGCAGAAATTAAGAATGTAATATTCAACAGCGCCGGCTTCTATGGCGTAGATGCTTCACTCGGCTTCGATCTAAACGAGGAGATGGGCTTGTTCGGACCGGAAAAAGAGAAGAACGCGGATGAAGAAGAAGGACCAGATGCACCTAGTGGTGAGGTTACAATTAAACATGCCGTGCAGGATGGTGGTGTAGGCGATGAGTATGGATTGCAATTCGCCGCACAGCTGAAGAATATGCTGGGTGTGGAGATTGAATTCTCACTCAAAAAGGTAAAAGACGGCCGGATCCTTCCGGATGTCATCGCCTTCGGAGCAGAATTACCTTCACCAGGTATCATTGTTACGGGTGCGACTTATCTGACTGCAGTACGTGGAGCTGTAAGAGAGTTGGCCGATACCATCGCTGGTGGAACAGATCAGGATCCGTTTCCGCTGACCATTGAAGCAGGCGTAGGCCTCCGGTTCGGAATAGCCCCGGCGTACTTCTTCGGGGATGTGGATCTGACGGTGAAGCGCACTGGCCTCAAGATCGAAGGCAAGCTGGATTTCTCCGCAGATGCGGAAGCGGAGGAAGACGATCGGCTCCCGATGCTCACCAAAGCACTGCTTGAAGCGCAATGGGTGACTCCATGGTTCGTGCGCGTAGAAGCGGCAATGGATATTGGCGGCTGGGATATCATCATCGGTAAGGCGGGGATCTTCGTCGGACAGAATCTGGAGAAGAACCGCACTGACTTTGAAGGCTATATCGGCTCCAAAGTACAGATCCCGAATAGTGTACCGGTTGTCGGTGGAATGCCGCTGTCCAGTATGTTCCTCGGGGTCAACAATGATAAGGTATGGGGCAGTATCGGCATTCTCTTCATCTCGCTGGGTATTACCTACTACTGGAGCGGGGGCATAGAGTTCGGTACATCAAGCGATCAGCTGCCGGATGGTATGATTCAGCTCGTAGTGGATGATCCCGATAATGGACCGCGCCTGATGGTTATTGGTGAAGGTGTAGAGACTCTTGCCACTTCGGCCGCCCCTGCTGCTGAGGAAGAGAATCAGGAGATTATCTACCGTGAAGTAGCAGAAGGTGTGAAAATTGTTGAGAATGGATCGGTTAATGTCGGCGTAGGCGGCATTACGGTCAAGAACGGCGGCAGAATCCATGAGATTCCTATGGGGGCTGCAACCGGTAATGCCATTATCGAAATGGAATACAGCAGTAAGGATATGCCGGAATTTAAGCTGCAGGACGCAGCGGGCAAGGATTATCCGGTGATATTCGAAACCTTTGCGAATCCGGACAAGCCTAATCCTAAAGCTAATGCTTTTACACAATATATTCCTGCAAGTGATGTATCACCGGATCCATCCAAGCTTAATGCTGAAGTGGACATCCGCAGAGCTTACCTTATTATCCCTGAGAATGAAGCTAAGAAAGGCGGAACCTGGACGCTTACTGCAGTCTCGGCAGTAGAAACCAAGCTGATGAATGTTCCAACCCTGCCTCAGCTCAGCGAAGTAAATCTCGCGAAGGATAGCTCGAATGTCAATAAATTTACGGCATCCTGGAAAGTAGCCAACGCAGCAGAAGGAGATACAGTGAATCTGTACCTGGCTGAAGATGCGGTAACCACTGAAAAGACTATCGTGGAAGGGCAAGAGGTGCTGTCACCGGGAGATCCAGGGATGCTGATTGCCAAAGATGTGCCGGTTGGTGCAGGCGGCTCTGTCAGTGGTGGCATAACCAGCGGCAGTACAGTAATTGATGTAACGAATGTAACGCTGATGGGCAATCCCGAGGATATCCGCGGGCTGCTCAGACAAGGCAACTACTATCTGCGGGCCGAGCTGAAATCCAGTGCAACCTTCGGCACCAAGACTTCACCGCAGCGATTCGAGCTCATTGATCCGCTTGCACCGCAGGTTGTTAGCAGCGTCTCTGTTGTACCTGCCGGTAACGGACTGTTCTCACTCTCCTTCAAGCCGGGAGCCAAAAAAGCGGGACATAACGCTTACGAGCATAGCTTCGTCATTGATGCACAGGCCCAAGTGAACGGCAAGCTGGAGTCTTATTCTCCATTTGGCGAAATTTTGTACACCGAAGAAGAACTTCAGCCTTACTGGAATGCAGCAACTGGTAAATATGAAGGTATTCTGATCGGAGGCTGGAAGGCCCTGTCCACTTCGGATGAAGTGAATACGACCAGCCTTGAAGGAACGGTTACGGATGTGACCAAGGTGAAGTATACCGGTCTGGAGGTTGGAACGGAGTATGTTATTGGTGTCACTGCCGCAACGGTTCCAACTGAAGATGCGGACAAGAATCAGAACTATCACTATGCCGAGCACCAGAACAGCAGCAAGAAGCTGCTGCCGGTTCCAAGCCTGCCGAAGCTTACTATGGCAAGCGGATCTGGTACCGTGCAGGATACGGGAAATTACATTAACCTGCTGACCAGTGAAACGAAGCAGAAGCTGACGCTCACTTCAGACCAGTCCAATGTGACGGTGGAGGTCTTTAATGCTGAGAAGTCCATCGGGTCGGTAGCTTTAACGAACAAGGCTGGGGGCGGAAGCCAAGGCGTCCTGAATCTCGACCAGTTCCAGACAGACGGACCGTTTGCTCTTGAACTGAGAGCCAGAAACATGACGACCAAGGATATCTCGGTCACTATGCTGTATATGACTGTAGATACGATCGCTCCGGTCCTGTATCTTGATCAGCCGGTAACGGGTGAACGTACCGCAAACGGCGCTGTTCATGTAGCAGGAACTACAACCACAGGAACTGTGCTGACAGCGAAATATACAGTGAACCAATTGCAGCCGGATGGCAAATACAAGGAAGTGGAGATTCCTACTACCCTTAAGGTGGACCCGCTGACGGGGGACTTTAATGGAACTGTGGAGATCAAATCCGATGAGCCTTCCGTGGCACTTAACATTGTTGCCTCCGATGAGGCAAAGAATCTGAACACAGCGGTTGTGGATATTACTAACGCTGGTTACAAGGTTCCTGTAGCACTGGTTTTGAAGGGAATGGAAAAGGACCTGGAGCCAGGGCAAACAGGCAAAGTTCAGGCGTATCTCAAGGTCTCGGATGGACAGGACGAGAATACCGGCAAGCCGAAATTCAAGGATGAGCCAATTGCAGATAAGGATCTGCAGAATCTGACTTATACAGTTACTGTAGGCGATGCGGTGTCCTTGTCGGCAGATGGCAGTGTTACGGCGCTTGCCACAGGCTCCAGCTTAATTGAAGCAGCGTATAAGGTGTCCGAGGGTGTAACGCTCAAAGGCATGGTTGCGGCAACAGTAGCCGTACCGAAACCAGAGAAGCTTGGTGCAATTCAAGCCAGCACTTCTTATGTTTATGCAGACAGCAGCCGCACCAAGATCACCATTACTTCCTCCGGGGATATGACCGGACAGCAGATTGCGTACAAGGTTTATCGTTCCGGCGCTGTGCTTCCGGCCTTCGATGATAATGTCAGCTCTTGGCCGCTCCTTCCGCTGGACGGCATAATCAGCGCTTCTTATGGTGATGTAATCGTGCTCGCTAAGCGGACATCTACCGATAAGCTGGTTAAGGCAGCGGGTCAAGTTACAGCAACTGTATGGTCCAGCAGCGGTGCTGGAACAGGCGGTGGCGGTGGCGGCGGTGGTGGCGGAGCTGCCACACCAGGCGTAGTGGAAGAGCAAGCACCAGATACAGCCGCACAAGTAACTGTCAACGGACAGCCGGTTGTCACTGAATGGAATGGGCTTACAGCTGTAATCCGGATTACGGATAAAGAGGCCGCAGCGGGCAGCGATCTCACGGTTAGTTCCGCAGATCCGGCTGCTCGTGCATTCAGTATCCATGTGGATCAGAATGTGGTGAAGCAGTCCGTTGCAGCGAAGAAGAAAGTGACTATCGAGGTTCCTATGGGCCGGTTGGTTCTTGAACCTGAGAATCTTACCGCTGTGAATGGTGAGCTTGTGGTGGGCATTGGCCGCAGCAGCACTGCAGATCAGCAGGACATGAAGACAATAGCCGATCAGCAGGGCTTCACGCTTATGGCCGCAGGACAGGGTGTTACGGTAACGGCTAACCTGCCAGCAGGCAGCTGGACACCGGCACTTGCAGCCAAGATCGCCATTCCTTCGCCGGTTGCAGCAAACGAAATTACAGCAATCGTGCTGAAGGATGCAGCCGGTAACTGGACTACTGTGCCATGGAAGCTGGACAGCAGCGGTACGGCAGTGAACGTACAGTTGACCGGAGAAGGCAGCCTCTACTTCATCCGGAATCAGAAGAACTTCAAGGATATGCCTGCAGGCTGGGGCAAGGACGGAATTACAGCAGCCTCCGCCAAGCTGTTCGTATTAGGCAAATCTGCAGATACCTTTGATCCGACCGGCAAAGTGACCCGAGCAGAGTATCCAACGATTCTGCTGCGCGTCGCAGGTCTGATGAACAAGCAGGCACCTGCTGCAGGCTTCAGTGATGTCGGCAGCAGCAGCTGGTATAACCGCAGCGTGTCCATTGCTGCACAGCTGGGTATTGTCACCGGACTTGAAGGCGGCAAGTATGCGCCTCAGGATACGCTGACACGAATGGAAGCCATGACGATGCTGGGCAGACTGCTCACTCTTGTCAGCCCAGGCAGTGAGATCAGCGAAGCAGAAGTAACAGCAATTCTGGCTGGTTTCACCGATAAAGATAAAGTTCCCGCATGGGCAAGACAAGCAGTAGCAATGAGCATCAAGAACGGCGTTATCCTTGGGGAAGGCAACAAGGTGAATCCGTCCAGTCCGCTTACGCGTGAACAGGCGGCAGCCATTGCTATCAGACTTGATCAATTGATTACAGCCAAGCAATAA